A section of the Malus sylvestris chromosome 17, drMalSylv7.2, whole genome shotgun sequence genome encodes:
- the LOC126611213 gene encoding cinnamoyl-CoA reductase 1-like, with amino-acid sequence MPADSSSVSGHAQTICVTGAGGFIASWMVKLLLERGYTVRGTLRNPDDPKNAHLRELEGAAERLTLCRADLLDYDSLKEAINGCDGVFHTASPVTDDPEQMVEPAVNGTKNVIQAAAEAKVKRVVFTSSIGAVYMDPTRGPDVVVDESCWSDLEFCKNTKNWYCYGKAVAEQAAWAEAKEKGVDVVVVNPVLVLGPLLQPTVNASTIHILKYLTGSTQTYANSVQAYVHVRDVALAHILVYETPSASGRYLCAESVLHRGDVVEILAKFFPEYPIPNKCKDNGKPRAEPYKFTNQKLRDLGLEFTPVKHTLYETVKSLQEKGHLPVPTKQEQDSIKIQS; translated from the exons ATGCCTGCCGATAGCTCATCAGTTTCCGGCCACGCCCAAACTATTTGTGTCACTGGAGCTGGAGGCTTCATTGCTTCTTGGATGGTGAAGCTATTGCTCGAAAGAGGCTACACTGTTAGAGGAACCTTGAGAAACCCCG ATGACCCAAAGAATGCTCATTTGAGAGAGCTTGAAGGAGCTGCAGAGAGACTAACTTTGTGCAGAGCTGATCTCCTTGATTATGACAGCCTCAAAGAAGCCATTAATGGCTGTGATGGAGTTTTTCACACAGCATCACCTGTCACGGATGATCCA GAACAAATGGTGGAGCCCGCGGTGAACGGAACCAAGAATGTGATTCAGGCAGCGGCGGAAGCCAAGGTGAAACGGGTGGTTTTCACGTCGTCAATCGGTGCGGTGTACATGGACCCCACCAGGGGTCCTGATGTGGTGGTTGATGAGTCTTGTTGGAGTGATCTTGAATTTTGCAAGAACACCAAG AACTGGTACTGCTATGGGAAAGCAGTGGCAGAGCAGGCAGCATGGGCTGAGGCCAAAGAGAAAGGGGTGGACGTGGTGGTGGTGAACCCAGTGTTGGTGCTCGGACCACTTCTGCAACCAACTGTCAACGCTAGCACCATTCACATCCTCAAGTACCTGACAGGCTCAACCCAGACATATGCCAATTCAGTTCAGGCCTATGTGCATGTTAGGGACGTCGCACTGGCTCACATTCTGGTCTATGAGACACCCTCTGCCTCCGGCAGATATCTTTGTGCTGAGAGTGTGCTCCACCGGGGCGACGTGGTGGAAATCCTGGCAAAATTCTTCCCGGAATACCCTATTCCCAACAA GTGTAAAGATAATGGGAAACCCAGAGCAGAACCATACAAGTTCACAAACCAGAAGCTACGAGACTTAGGGTTGGAGTTCACCCCAGTCAAACATACCCTGTATGAAACTGTCAAGAGCTTGCAGGAGAAGGGCCACCTTCCAGTCCCtacaaaacaagaacaagatTCCATTAAAATTCAATCTTAA
- the LOC126612176 gene encoding metal transporter Nramp1 — protein MAVASTASAQPQFIASTGNRSFSNAPLIEDTDTEQIVVPDKTSWKNLFAYMGPGFLVSIAYIDPGNFETDLQSGAQYKYGLLWIILVASCAALVIQSLAANLGVVTGKHLAEHCRAEYPRVTNFILWVLAEISIVACDIPEVIGTAFALNMLFNIPIWIGVLLTGLSTLILLALQQYGVRKLEFLIAFLVLTIAGCFFAELGYAKPDATEVLDGLFVPQLKGNGATGLAISLLGAMVMPHNLFLHSALVLSRKIPRSVRGIKEACRFYMIESGFALMVAFLINVSVISVSGAVCNSPDLNAEDKMNCQDLDLNKASFLLRNVLGSWSSKLFAVALLASGQSSTITGTYAGQYVMQGFLDLRLKPWLRNFLTRCLAIVPSLIVAVIGGSAGAGKLIIIASMILSFELPFALIPLLKFTSCKTKMGTHANSTAISALTWIIGSLLMAINVYYLMSRFIKLLLHNHFKVVGIVFLGMLGFSGMGLYLAGIAYLVFRKNKEATHLLALTTPESRQTETGQQGTGSMYHLEREDIMSMQLPQKRSTEDID, from the exons ATGGCTGTGGCCAGTACGGCTTCTGCGCAGCCACAGTTCATTGCAAGCACTGGAAACCGAAGCTTCTCTAATGCACCGCTCATTGAGGACACAGATACTGAACAAATTGTTGTTCCTGAT AAGACAAGCTGGAAAAATCTCTTTGCCTACATGGGTCCAGGGTTTCTTGTTTCAATTGCGTATATAGATCCTGGAAATT TTGAGACGGATTTGCAGTCAGGGGCGCAGTACAAGTATGGG CTACTCTGGATAATATTAGTTGCTTCATGTGCTGCTCTCGTCATTCAGTCCCTTGCAGCCAATCTTGGGGTGGTCACAG GAAAGCATTTGGCAGAGCACTGTAGAGCGGAATATCCTAGAGTAACAAACTTCATTCTTTGGGTTCTTGCTGAGATTTCTATAGTTGCATGTGACATTCCTGAAG TGATTGGAACTGCCTTTGCATTGAACATGCTCTTCAACATACCCATATGGATTGGCGTACTTCTGACAGGACTTAGTACATTGATTCTTCTGGCATTACAGCAATATGGG GTTAGGAAACTTGAATTCTTGATCGCATTCCTTGTACTCACAATTGCTGGATGCTTCTTTGCTGAGCTTGGCTACGCAAAACCTGACGCTACTGAAGTTTTGGACGGGCTTTTTGTTCCCCAACTCAAAGGAAATGGTGCTACTGGTCTTGCAATTTCTCTTCTTGGTGCTATGGTTATGCC GCACAATCTCTTCCTCCACTCTGCATTGGTGCTTTCTAGGAAAATACCACGATCTGTCCGTGGCATCAAA GAAGCATGCAGATTTTATATGATAGAAAGTGGCTTTGCTCTCATGGTGGCATTCCTAATAAATGTATCCGTTATTTCTGTAAGTGGTGCAGTTTGCAATTCCCCAGATTTGAATGCTGAAGATAAGATGAACTGCCAGGACTTGGATTTGAATAAAGCCTCCTTTTTACTAAGA AATGTTTTAGGTAGTTGGAGTTCCAAGCTTTTTGCTGTAGCATTGCTTGCATCAGGTCAAAGTTCTACTATAACAGGAACATATGCAGGGCAATATGTTATGCAG GGTTTTCTTGATTTACGACTGAAGCCATGGCTTCGAAACTTTTTAACCAGATGCTTGGCAATAGTCCCTAGTTTGATTGTTGCAGTCATTGGCGGTTCTGCTGGGGCTGGAAAGCTGATTATTATTGCATCA ATGATTTTATCATTTGAGCTGCCTTTCGCTCTTATTCCACTTCTTAAGTTCACAAGTTGCAAGACCAAGATGGGGACACATGCCAACTCTACTGCG ATTTCAGCTCTCACTTGGATCATCGGTTCTCTGCTGATGGCCATAAATGTATACTACCTGATGAGTAGATTTATCAAGTTGCTTCTTCACAACCACTTCAAAGTTGTGGGCATTGTCTTTCTTGGAATGTTAGGATTCTCTGGTATGGGATTGTATTTGGCTGGAATCGCGTATCTGGTGTTCCGTAAAAACAAGGAGGCTACGCATCTTTTGGCTCTAACAACACCTGAAAGTAGGCAAACGGAAACTGGGCAGCAGGGTACTGGATCGATGTATCATCTCGAAAGAGAAGACATTATGAGCATGCAGCTGCCTCAGAAGAGGTCTACCGAAGATATCGACTGA